The following DNA comes from Microbacterium foliorum.
GCGGAGGCCACCACGTGGTCACCGGCTCCGACGAGGGCCGCGAACGTGATGAACTCCGCGCTCATCCCCGAAGCGGTCGCGACGGCGCCGATGCCGCCTTCCAACGACGCGAGGCGCTCCTCGAGCGCGGCGACGGTGGGGTTGCCGATGCGCGAGTAGATGTTGCCGTACTTCTGCAGAGCGAAGAGGTTCCCTGCGTCCGCCGCGTCCTCGAACACGAATGACGTCGTCTGATAGATCGGCACGGCGCGGGCGCCGGTGGCGGCATCGGGAGTGCCGCCGGCATGGAGTGCCCTCGTGCGAAATCCGAAGCGGTATTCTTCCGTCATGATGTCCTCAGTTCTGCGGTCTCGAGCGCGGCGGCGATGTCGTCGACGGCCCACGGGTTCTGCAGCGATGTCGTGTCTCCGAGCTGAGCCGGTGCGCGCCCGGCCCGACGGTCCTGCTCTGCTTCCCAGAGCTGAGCGAGCAGTCTGCGCATGATCTTGCCCGAGCGCGTCTTCGGGAGGTCGGGGACGACGATGATGTGCTTCGGCTTGGCGATGGGGCCGATGGCCCTCGCGACTTCTGCCCGCAGCACCGGGGTCGAGACCTCAGCGCGACCCGATGCGGTCACGAACGCGACGACCGCCTGCCCGGTCACCGGATCTGCGACTCCCGCCGTGCCTGCTTCTCCGACCGTGTCGTGCGCCACGAGCGCAGACTCGATCTCGATGGTCGAGAGCCTGTGGCCCGACACATTCACGACGTCGTCGAGCCGGCCGAGGATCCAGATGTACCCGTCCGTGTCTCGGGTCGCCCCATCCCCGGCGACGTAGTAGCCGCCATGCTCGCCGTGCCCTGCGAAGGTCGACCAGTACGCGTCGCGATACCGCTGCGGGTCGCCCCACACCGTCCTCGCCATCCCCGGCCACGGGCGGCGCACCACGAGCGTCCCCGATCGCCCGGGGGCGACCTCGGCGCCGTTCGCGTCCACGACCGTCGCGTCGATTCCCGGCAGCGGCACGGAAGCGGACCCGGGCTTGAGCGTCGTCACACCCGGCAGCGGGGCGATCATCGCCGCCCCGGTCTCGGACTGCCACCAGGTGTCGACCACCGGGAGTTCGTCGCGTCCGAAGTTGCGCCGGAACCACACCCAGGCTTCGGGGTTGATCGCCTCACCGACGGTGCCCAGCAGACGCAGTGTCGAGAGGTCGTGCCCCTCGGGCAGATCGGCGCCGAACCAGGTCATGAACGTGCGGATGAGGGTCGGAGCCGTGTAGTAGACCGTCACGCCGTAGCGCTCGATGATCTCGAGGTGGCGCTCGCGGTTCGGGGTGTCCGGCGTGCCCTCGTAGATGACCTGCGTCAGCCCGTTCGAGAGCGGGCCGTAGATCTCGTAAGTGTGCGCCGTGACCCACGCGAGGTCGGCCGTGCACCAGTGCACGTCGTCGGGCTTCGCGTCGAAATGCGCCCAGTGCGCCCAGCTCGCATGGGTGAGGTATCCGCCCGAGGTGTGCACCAGTCCTTTCGGCTTGCCCGTGGTGCCCGACGTGTAGATGATGAAGAGCGGATGCTCGGCGTCGAATGCCTCCGCCTCATGCTCCGGCGAGGCGGTGTCGACGACGTCGTGCCACCAGACGTCGCGTCCGTGCGTCCAGGGCACGTCCTGCCCCGTGCGCCGGAGCACGAGGACGTGCTCGAGGTCGGAGAGGTCGGCGGCTGCGACATCGGCGGTGGACTTGACCTCGGTCGCGGTGCCACGGCGGAACTGGCCGTCACTCGTGACGAGCAGCTTGGCACCGGTGTCAGCGAGCCGGAATCGCACGGCCTCGGCGGAGAAACCGCCGAACACGAGCGAGTGCACGGCGCCGATGCGCGCGCAGGCGAGCGTGATGACGACCGTCTCGATCAGCACGGGGAGGTAGACCACGACGCGGTCGCCCGGTCGGATGCCGAGTGCGATCAGCGCGTTCGCCGCCTGCGAGACGCGGCGTTGCAGGTCGGAGTAGGTGACCGCCACGCGATCGCCGGGCTCCCCCTCGAAGTGCAGGGCGACCTTGTCGCCACTCCCCGCCGCCACGTGCCGATCGACGCAGTTGTATGCGACGTTCAGTCGCCCTCCGACGAACCAGCGCGCGGCCGGAACGGCATCCCCCACAGGCGGATCCCACTCGTGCGCGGCGTGCCACGGCTCGACCCAGTCGAGTCGAGCCGCCGCCTGCTCCCAGAAGAGGGTCGGGTCGGACGCGGCCCTCGCATAGGCCTCCTCGGTCACGTTCGCCTGCTCAGTGAACGCCGGAGGCGCGGGATACGATCTGGTCTCCTGCAGGCGCACCTCCGACGCCGTCACGCCCACCTCCGAAGCAGGTACTTCTCTGCGATAGCGAGCACACCGTTCGTGATCGTCCCGAGCAGAGCGAGCAACACGATCGAGAGCAGAATCCTGTCGACACGGCCGTTGCTCTGCGAATCCGTGAGCAGGAATCCGAGTCCCATCGACGATGCGATGAGTTCCGCCGCGACCAGGAAGAGCCACGCCTGCGCGAGAGCGAGACGCAGACCCGCGATGACCGACGGGACGACTGCGGGCAGCTGCACGGTGCGGAACAGCGACCAGCCGCTCAGACTGAACGAGCGCCCGGCCTCGACCAGCAGCGGATCGACGTGGCGCAGCGCCGAAGCGACCGTGGTGTAGACGGGGAAGAAGGCACCGATCGCGATGAGCGTGACCTTCGACTCCTCGCCGATCTGCATCCAGAGGATGAGCAGCGGCACCCAGGCCAGCGACGGCACGGCTCTGATCGCCGAGAGTGTGGGACTGAGCAGCACGTCGCCGATCCGCGAGAGTCCGACGATGCCCGCTGCGGCGAGCCCGATGATCGACCCGATCGCGAACCCGAGCAGTACGCGCTGCACGGAGATCGCTATGTG
Coding sequences within:
- a CDS encoding ABC transporter permease yields the protein MTLPDQRLAVPADGRDALDAARGVHRSPVVGARHAWDRPAVRIAGGFLLPVVILITWQVVTSTGMVEPYRLPSPASVLTAGVELAERGELWTHIAISVQRVLLGFAIGSIIGLAAAGIVGLSRIGDVLLSPTLSAIRAVPSLAWVPLLILWMQIGEESKVTLIAIGAFFPVYTTVASALRHVDPLLVEAGRSFSLSGWSLFRTVQLPAVVPSVIAGLRLALAQAWLFLVAAELIASSMGLGFLLTDSQSNGRVDRILLSIVLLALLGTITNGVLAIAEKYLLRRWA
- the acs gene encoding acetate--CoA ligase, whose protein sequence is MGVTASEVRLQETRSYPAPPAFTEQANVTEEAYARAASDPTLFWEQAAARLDWVEPWHAAHEWDPPVGDAVPAARWFVGGRLNVAYNCVDRHVAAGSGDKVALHFEGEPGDRVAVTYSDLQRRVSQAANALIALGIRPGDRVVVYLPVLIETVVITLACARIGAVHSLVFGGFSAEAVRFRLADTGAKLLVTSDGQFRRGTATEVKSTADVAAADLSDLEHVLVLRRTGQDVPWTHGRDVWWHDVVDTASPEHEAEAFDAEHPLFIIYTSGTTGKPKGLVHTSGGYLTHASWAHWAHFDAKPDDVHWCTADLAWVTAHTYEIYGPLSNGLTQVIYEGTPDTPNRERHLEIIERYGVTVYYTAPTLIRTFMTWFGADLPEGHDLSTLRLLGTVGEAINPEAWVWFRRNFGRDELPVVDTWWQSETGAAMIAPLPGVTTLKPGSASVPLPGIDATVVDANGAEVAPGRSGTLVVRRPWPGMARTVWGDPQRYRDAYWSTFAGHGEHGGYYVAGDGATRDTDGYIWILGRLDDVVNVSGHRLSTIEIESALVAHDTVGEAGTAGVADPVTGQAVVAFVTASGRAEVSTPVLRAEVARAIGPIAKPKHIIVVPDLPKTRSGKIMRRLLAQLWEAEQDRRAGRAPAQLGDTTSLQNPWAVDDIAAALETAELRTS